The following are from one region of the Cytobacillus firmus genome:
- a CDS encoding VOC family protein, with the protein MTVKVIPYLVMDGNANEAIEFYREALEAEVLYKQTFGESPDNPEYPLPEEAKNRIMHATLKVGENELMFSDTFPGQNHQTGNQVTICLSASDPEKSKKFFEALQQGGQVSMPLQETFFSPAYGSVIDKFGVNFQIYTEGEH; encoded by the coding sequence ATGACAGTTAAAGTGATTCCTTATTTAGTGATGGACGGAAATGCGAATGAAGCGATTGAATTTTACAGAGAAGCGCTCGAAGCAGAAGTTTTGTATAAGCAAACATTTGGGGAAAGTCCCGATAACCCTGAATATCCACTCCCTGAAGAAGCAAAGAACCGCATTATGCATGCCACTCTAAAGGTTGGGGAGAACGAACTTATGTTTAGCGATACATTCCCGGGCCAGAATCATCAAACAGGCAATCAAGTGACCATTTGCCTTTCAGCATCAGATCCTGAAAAATCGAAGAAATTTTTTGAAGCTCTACAGCAGGGCGGCCAAGTCAGTATGCCTCTTCAGGAAACTTTTTTCAGCCCTGCATATGGCAGCGTAATCGACAAATTCGGAGTGAATTTTCAAATCTATACAGAGGGTGAGCATTAA
- a CDS encoding AMP-binding protein, with protein MTNITANIKKFAEESPGKSAIVTTVGSLNYKEWNTLLCKTANWLKSFSFDNKTAGFLLPNGIPFLQLFTGAAMAGWTAVPYDLKWKAEELNERIGISPPSIVITVKEYYNQIAQMHPYVIILEDALEYINRQSSSFHIDTEGNNPFYMGFTSGTTGSPKAFIRSHTSWAASFKVNEHDFKMNEKEHVLIPGALIHSHFLYGAVSTLCTGGTVYLLDKFNAAKALLCIEEQPITALYTVPTMVSAILKEKRIIEKPFKIISSGAKWDETSKQEISKMFPKLSMIEFYGASELSYITFHGNEQKAESVGRPCHGVEIEIKGTKGEKLTPYEIGKIYVRSDLIFDGYLLNDAIHTIQDQDGWATVDDMGYVDEEGYLYISGREKNMILYGAINIFPEEIEKVISQHPAVEEAVVIGLKDPYWGEIAVAVIKGNTDALVLKRLCKNHLASYKVPRKWIFIEKMPYTAGGKIARDQLKDIIERKVISH; from the coding sequence TTGACGAATATTACAGCCAACATTAAAAAATTCGCTGAAGAATCTCCCGGCAAATCCGCAATCGTTACGACAGTCGGATCTTTAAATTATAAAGAATGGAACACTCTCCTATGCAAAACCGCCAATTGGCTAAAGTCTTTCTCGTTTGATAATAAGACAGCGGGATTTCTTCTGCCAAATGGGATCCCATTTTTGCAATTATTCACCGGGGCCGCCATGGCTGGATGGACAGCTGTTCCTTACGACTTAAAATGGAAGGCCGAGGAACTTAATGAGCGGATCGGGATATCGCCCCCTTCTATCGTTATCACGGTTAAGGAATATTATAATCAGATTGCCCAGATGCACCCTTACGTTATCATTTTGGAGGATGCACTGGAGTACATAAACCGTCAAAGCTCTTCATTTCACATCGATACAGAAGGAAATAATCCATTTTATATGGGATTCACTTCCGGTACGACCGGCAGTCCAAAGGCATTTATCCGCTCCCATACATCCTGGGCTGCCAGCTTCAAGGTTAATGAGCATGATTTTAAAATGAATGAAAAGGAACATGTCCTGATTCCAGGAGCACTCATTCACTCTCATTTTTTGTATGGCGCGGTTAGTACCCTTTGTACAGGCGGAACAGTTTACCTGCTTGATAAATTCAATGCAGCCAAGGCCCTATTGTGTATTGAGGAGCAGCCAATCACCGCACTTTATACAGTTCCGACAATGGTGTCAGCTATTTTAAAAGAAAAAAGAATCATAGAGAAGCCTTTTAAAATTATTTCTTCAGGTGCAAAATGGGACGAAACATCAAAACAAGAAATCAGCAAAATGTTTCCTAAGCTTTCGATGATTGAGTTTTATGGAGCCAGTGAGTTAAGTTATATCACCTTTCATGGGAATGAGCAGAAGGCAGAATCAGTCGGTAGGCCTTGTCATGGTGTTGAAATCGAAATCAAAGGAACAAAGGGTGAAAAGCTAACTCCCTATGAAATCGGTAAAATTTATGTAAGGAGCGACCTTATTTTCGACGGGTACCTATTAAATGACGCCATACATACCATCCAGGATCAAGATGGATGGGCAACTGTTGATGATATGGGCTATGTTGATGAAGAAGGATATCTATATATCAGCGGGCGGGAGAAGAACATGATTTTATATGGAGCCATTAATATCTTCCCGGAAGAAATTGAAAAAGTGATCAGCCAGCATCCTGCTGTCGAGGAGGCTGTTGTAATTGGTCTGAAAGATCCATACTGGGGCGAAATTGCAGTGGCTGTCATCAAAGGCAATACAGATGCCCTTGTGTTAAAACGCCTATGCAAAAATCATCTGGCATCCTATAAAGTGCCGCGCAAATGGATCTTCATAGAAAAAATGCCTTACACAGCAGGCGGGAAAATCGCCAGAGACCAACTGAAGGATATTATCGAAAGAAAGGTGATCAGCCATTAA
- a CDS encoding DUF6944 family repetitive protein: MDNQLKEVVGAALAAIGTIISAVSTIPAKSKKMEKLFDGFDIVGNSLQATGNALEADGQGEPSLEKAGNEIQAIGNITVIAGLTLDLEEKYEDKLVIAGNWIQALGGATALGDEFEDPTAAGQLFNIYGNLLQAIGNSLQAIGRTINLREKERGESGDSANNIIAAGSWIQAVGSVLSLIGQLQEENQETSSGSSDKSDEPSSKSSVENEEVI, from the coding sequence ATGGACAATCAACTAAAAGAGGTCGTCGGAGCCGCTTTAGCTGCCATTGGTACGATCATTTCAGCTGTCTCAACCATACCCGCAAAGTCAAAAAAAATGGAAAAACTGTTTGATGGCTTTGATATTGTGGGGAATAGCCTCCAGGCAACAGGAAATGCCCTTGAAGCAGATGGACAGGGTGAACCATCTCTCGAAAAGGCAGGCAATGAGATACAGGCTATTGGAAACATTACCGTCATTGCTGGATTAACTTTGGATTTAGAGGAGAAATATGAAGATAAATTAGTGATTGCAGGAAACTGGATTCAGGCACTTGGCGGAGCCACCGCACTTGGAGACGAATTTGAAGATCCTACTGCGGCAGGTCAGCTATTTAATATATATGGCAACCTGCTTCAGGCGATTGGCAATTCTCTGCAGGCAATTGGGAGAACTATAAATCTCAGAGAAAAAGAGAGGGGAGAATCGGGAGATAGCGCAAATAATATTATTGCCGCAGGAAGCTGGATACAGGCAGTTGGTTCTGTATTATCACTAATTGGCCAGCTTCAAGAGGAGAATCAGGAGACTTCTTCTGGAAGCAGTGATAAAAGCGATGAGCCGAGCTCAAAATCTTCTGTGGAGAATGAAGAAGTTATTTAG
- a CDS encoding LysM peptidoglycan-binding domain-containing protein, with protein sequence MIAKKYGSTAGDLKLFNGLQSDRLLIGQKLRVPIMYKVAPGDTLWRLAEKYDSSVPIIKTANGLSSNAINAGQKLKIVPKKLAMDGKFVLMTREEFRDWIFKQKFTRKVAKVQQHHTYQPSYKQFNGTNHFALMKGMEEYHVSGMKWSMISQQLTTFPDGKVAVGRPFDMAPEGSFGLQNKEAMHKIEADAIAIENLGDFDSNQMTAEQKETIVSVTALLMLKYGLTPSIDSITYHHWWDINSGERVLDNSHGHAVKTCPGTEFFGGNSTASAKNNFYPLVRKKMQEIRSTLH encoded by the coding sequence TTGATTGCAAAAAAATATGGATCAACTGCAGGGGACTTAAAGCTATTTAACGGCCTGCAGTCAGACAGGCTTTTAATCGGGCAAAAGCTGCGTGTCCCGATTATGTATAAAGTGGCTCCCGGAGATACACTCTGGAGGCTGGCGGAAAAATATGATTCAAGTGTGCCGATTATTAAGACAGCAAATGGACTATCCTCCAATGCTATAAATGCTGGGCAGAAATTAAAAATTGTTCCAAAGAAATTAGCCATGGATGGAAAGTTTGTCCTCATGACAAGAGAGGAATTCCGGGATTGGATTTTCAAACAGAAATTCACGAGGAAAGTGGCAAAGGTTCAGCAGCATCACACCTATCAGCCATCATACAAACAGTTCAATGGCACAAATCATTTTGCGCTCATGAAGGGGATGGAGGAGTATCATGTAAGCGGGATGAAGTGGAGCATGATCAGCCAGCAGCTGACCACTTTCCCGGATGGAAAGGTGGCAGTGGGGAGGCCGTTCGATATGGCACCTGAAGGATCATTCGGCCTGCAGAATAAAGAAGCGATGCACAAGATCGAAGCGGATGCGATAGCGATCGAAAATCTCGGTGATTTTGACTCCAATCAAATGACTGCCGAACAAAAAGAAACGATCGTGAGTGTCACAGCTCTCCTGATGCTGAAATATGGCCTGACACCATCCATCGACAGCATTACCTATCACCATTGGTGGGATATTAACTCAGGTGAGAGGGTGCTGGATAACAGCCATGGGCATGCAGTAAAAACATGTCCGGGCACTGAATTTTTTGGCGGGAATTCGACTGCCAGTGCTAAGAATAATTTTTATCCTCTGGTCAGGAAAAAAATGCAGGAGATCAGATCAACCCTGCATTAA
- a CDS encoding GNAT family N-acetyltransferase, with amino-acid sequence MIIKPKQYIVKNLSYTIRSAVEEDAKKLSEVRAQIDGETENMDREAGEGYIDETGFRELVNKDSISERNIFLVAEVNGRIAGFSRCEGSELKRSRHKVEFGVCVLNEFWGFAIGKNLLAQSIQWAEANHIKKITLYVLETNEKAIKLYEQYGFEIEGVLKMDKLLSDGNYYSTMAMGRITDNNCCSH; translated from the coding sequence GTGATTATAAAACCGAAACAATACATAGTTAAAAATTTGAGTTATACGATAAGATCTGCTGTCGAGGAAGATGCTAAGAAACTGTCAGAAGTAAGAGCGCAGATTGATGGAGAAACGGAGAACATGGATCGGGAAGCAGGTGAAGGATACATAGATGAAACAGGTTTCAGAGAATTAGTTAATAAAGATTCCATTAGTGAACGTAATATATTTTTGGTAGCGGAGGTAAATGGAAGAATTGCCGGCTTTTCCAGATGTGAAGGCAGCGAACTGAAACGAAGCAGGCATAAAGTAGAATTTGGAGTATGTGTGCTAAATGAATTCTGGGGCTTTGCAATTGGAAAAAACCTTTTAGCTCAGTCTATTCAATGGGCTGAGGCTAATCATATTAAGAAGATAACCTTATATGTTCTTGAAACAAATGAGAAAGCGATTAAGTTATACGAGCAGTATGGCTTTGAAATTGAAGGGGTATTAAAAATGGATAAGCTGCTGTCTGATGGGAACTATTATAGCACCATGGCAATGGGAAGGATTACAGATAATAATTGTTGCTCACATTGA
- a CDS encoding acetyl-CoA C-acyltransferase gives MKRAVIVQAKRTPIGKVNGMLKDCEPYELAAPLLKYLAGDLEEKIDDVILGNVVGPGGNIARLSALEAGLPLSVPGLTLDRQCSAGLEAIRLACFLIQGGAGTCYIAGGTESASTSPFSKRARFSPDKVGDPDMGTAAENVAEKHGITREAQDAYAKLSYERSWRAFENGILADELLPFGSLSQDEEFFKKRKMDTLLKRAKPIFKKDGTVTTANSCGIHDGAAAVLVMEEETAIKNGYKPILRFADSAVAGVHPYYPGFAPVPAIQAILERNYLTIDDIDLIEINEAFASKIAACAHELSIPYEKLNVNGGALTIGHPYGASGAVMISKLFYDVQRRPSSKYVLAAIGSGGGVGVAILFETV, from the coding sequence ATTAAGAGAGCCGTGATTGTACAAGCAAAAAGAACGCCAATTGGAAAAGTAAATGGCATGCTGAAGGACTGCGAGCCTTATGAACTTGCTGCCCCGCTGCTGAAATATCTGGCAGGAGACCTGGAAGAAAAAATTGATGATGTCATTTTAGGCAATGTTGTGGGACCCGGCGGCAATATTGCCCGCTTGTCTGCATTGGAAGCAGGACTCCCTCTGTCCGTCCCGGGCTTGACCCTGGACAGGCAATGCAGTGCCGGTCTCGAGGCCATTCGGTTGGCATGCTTTCTAATCCAGGGCGGAGCTGGTACTTGTTATATAGCGGGAGGTACGGAAAGTGCCAGCACCTCCCCATTTTCCAAAAGGGCCCGCTTCTCCCCAGACAAAGTTGGTGACCCGGATATGGGTACTGCTGCGGAAAATGTTGCCGAAAAGCACGGCATAACAAGAGAAGCTCAGGATGCCTATGCTAAATTAAGCTATGAACGGAGCTGGAGGGCTTTTGAAAATGGAATCCTGGCAGACGAGCTGCTTCCCTTTGGAAGCCTTTCACAGGATGAAGAGTTTTTCAAAAAGAGAAAAATGGATACTCTTTTAAAACGAGCCAAGCCAATATTTAAAAAGGATGGCACTGTAACAACAGCCAACAGCTGCGGCATCCATGACGGGGCAGCTGCTGTTTTGGTGATGGAGGAAGAAACAGCAATTAAAAATGGATACAAACCCATTCTCCGTTTTGCCGATAGTGCCGTTGCTGGTGTACACCCATACTATCCGGGATTTGCACCTGTTCCAGCCATTCAGGCAATCCTGGAAAGAAATTATTTAACCATTGACGATATTGATTTAATCGAAATTAATGAAGCTTTCGCTTCCAAAATTGCAGCATGCGCCCATGAGCTATCAATCCCCTATGAAAAACTGAATGTTAATGGAGGGGCTCTTACCATTGGCCACCCCTATGGAGCTTCAGGTGCTGTGATGATTTCAAAATTATTTTATGATGTCCAAAGAAGACCTTCTTCCAAATATGTATTAGCTGCCATTGGAAGTGGAGGCGGCGTTGGCGTTGCTATTTTGTTTGAGACAGTTTAA
- a CDS encoding biotin transporter BioY, giving the protein MKVKEMTYVALFAAVMGALGLVPPIMLSFTPVPITLQTLGVLLAGGILGARLGGISMAVFLLLVAAGAPLLSGGRGGIGVFFGPSAGYLISYPVTAFFIGYLLSHFKTLKLKNILLINLTVGIFLIYLFGIPVQAFMMNIPLAEAIKLSLVYIPGDVLKATLASFLVYRLLKHPIINKQFSKSLETL; this is encoded by the coding sequence ATGAAAGTCAAAGAAATGACATACGTGGCTTTATTTGCAGCAGTAATGGGAGCACTCGGTCTTGTTCCCCCAATCATGCTATCTTTTACACCCGTTCCGATTACCTTACAGACACTTGGTGTCCTTTTAGCCGGAGGTATTTTAGGTGCCAGACTGGGCGGAATCAGCATGGCCGTGTTTTTACTGCTAGTTGCAGCCGGTGCTCCACTATTATCTGGCGGCCGCGGTGGTATAGGGGTTTTCTTCGGTCCCAGCGCCGGCTATTTAATTTCTTACCCGGTAACAGCTTTTTTTATCGGCTATTTACTTTCACACTTCAAAACTTTAAAGTTAAAGAATATCCTTCTCATAAACCTGACTGTCGGAATATTCCTAATCTATCTGTTTGGCATTCCGGTACAGGCCTTTATGATGAATATTCCTCTGGCCGAAGCTATAAAATTAAGCCTGGTTTATATCCCGGGAGATGTGTTGAAAGCTACTCTTGCCTCATTCCTGGTATACAGACTGCTTAAGCATCCGATTATTAATAAGCAATTTTCTAAATCTCTGGAGACACTTTAA
- a CDS encoding DUF6944 family repetitive protein has protein sequence MYLEGDDLLTIGAYFLVTGTFISAIGETMKPDESNVNKILIRDGNGVQAVGNSLQGFGRISLAEGSEPANLYGIIGSFTQAGGNSINSVANNIEIQNPSVSVSGFNSLGSTIQSMGAALEASGVGNEENNMLRNLKTLGYSLISISAILDAIGILIEDETSIQKRVLLAAGGWLEFIGAVLGAYVILQAAE, from the coding sequence ATGTATCTGGAGGGCGATGACTTATTAACGATCGGAGCTTATTTCTTGGTTACAGGCACATTTATTTCAGCGATTGGCGAAACCATGAAGCCGGACGAAAGCAATGTGAACAAAATATTAATACGGGACGGTAACGGTGTCCAGGCAGTTGGCAATAGCCTGCAGGGGTTTGGCAGGATAAGCTTGGCTGAAGGAAGTGAACCAGCTAATTTATATGGAATTATTGGGAGCTTTACGCAGGCAGGCGGGAATTCCATTAACTCGGTTGCAAACAATATTGAAATTCAGAATCCCTCTGTTTCTGTATCGGGATTCAATTCGCTGGGCAGTACCATTCAATCCATGGGAGCCGCATTGGAAGCTTCGGGAGTTGGAAATGAAGAAAACAATATGCTTAGGAATCTCAAAACGCTGGGCTACTCTTTAATTTCCATCTCGGCCATTCTGGACGCTATAGGAATTCTTATAGAAGATGAAACGAGCATCCAAAAAAGAGTTCTGCTGGCTGCAGGAGGCTGGCTGGAATTCATTGGTGCGGTTCTTGGCGCTTATGTGATCCTTCAGGCAGCTGAATAA